CGGCTGGAATACCTTCGCCTGGACAAGGAACGCCAGGAAAAATTGCGAACCGAGGATGCCGTGAGCGAGAAGACGTACCAACAGATCCGAAATGAATTTGACATGCAGCAGGCCGAGGTAGCTGCGGCTTCGGAAAAGCTGCGCCTGCTCGGATTGGATCCTGCCTCCTTCGATGCCAGCCAGGTGTCCCGTCAGGTCAGTCTGCATTCGCCGATCGACGGATACGTGGCTTCCGTCAACGTCAACACCGGTAAAGCCGTACAACCTACCGACGTACTTTTTGAACTTGTGGACCCCAAGGACCTGCATCTGACACTGACAGTCTTCGAAAAGGACATCGACCGCATCGAAGTCGGCCAGCGGGTCTGGGCGGTACGAAACGACGCCCCGGCGGATACACTTCAAGCCGAAGTGATCCTGGTCAGTCACAACCTGGACGCGCAGCGCAAAGGGCTTGTGCATTGCCATTTGCTGGAGACCAAAGGCCGATTATTGCCCGGTATGTTCATGCGGGCCGGTATCCGGCTTGCGGGTAGAACGGCAACGGTTGTTCCCGAGGAAGCGGTCGTGCGCTACGGGACGGAACAGTTCGTATTCGAAGCCATCAATGATTCCACGTTCCGGATGCATGCGGTCAAGACCGGAGTTCGGGAGGATGGATGGATCGAACTGCTTACTGAGGAAGATGATCTGGCCGTTAAATGGCTGGTTATCCGGAGTGCCTACGCCCTCTTGGGTAAGGCAAAGAATGTGATGGAAGAATGATCAAGGCCGCAGCTTGCGGCCGGACTCTGTATCTTCGCCAACCCATGACCGACTACACTTCCGTCATCAAGAACCGCAAAGCGGGATTCGAATACCACCTGTTGCAGCAGTTCACGGCCGGGATGGTATTGACCGGAACGGAAGTCAAATCCCTGCGTGCCGGCAAAGCCAGCATTGCAGAAGCGTTTTGCATCGTCCAGGACGACGAAGTGTGGGTGAAGAACATGCACATCGCCGAATTTGAGCGGGGCTCCTATTATAACCATGACCCCAGGCGGTTGCGAAAATTGCTCCTGAATCGTCAGGAGATACGAAAGATCACGGTCCGCCTGAAGGAGAAAGGCATTACCATCATTCCCGTGCAAGTCTACTTCTCAGAGAAAGGACTCGTGAAAATGGATATTGCGCTTGCCAAGGGTAAAAAGCTGTACGACAAACGGGAGGATTTGAAGAAGAAGGATATGGATAGGGAGCGGAAAGAGGGGTAATTGGAAAAAGGGTAACTAGTAACTGGTAATTAGTAATTGGTGATTGGTGATTGGTGATTGGTGATTGATTTTAGGAATAAAAAAAAACGCCCCGGGATCCGGGGCGTTTTTTTTATGGGCAGGTTCTCTTAGAAGTAGAGGGAGAGAACGATAGCGCCGCTAGCGTTGTCTACGTCAACTGCGAAAGAGCTGGATTTGCCGGTCTTGCCAGTCTGGCTGGTGGTACCGGTACCATTCCAGAACTCAACGGTAGATTCGCCTTCGCCGGTCGAAGAAAGGCCGAGGCCCCAACCGTATTCAGCGCCGATGGACATTTTCGGAGCGAAGAAGTATTCAGCACCGATGAAGCCACGCAGGTTGAAACCGAAGGTAGAACCAGCTTTCCACTCGGTAGGACGGCTGGTAGCCGGAACTGCCTGGCCGGAAGACCAATCGGTCGAGGTCGGGCTGTTGTTCGTGGTGGAGAAAGCGTTGCCATAAGAGTAGGTCTCTTTTGAAGAGCCGAGCATGATACCAGCTTCAGCACCATAGAAACCACGCAGACGGCCTTTGCCACGGTATTTCTGAATACCACCGCCGAGGGTGATGTTCATACCGCTGGTCTTGAGTTCGTCCGTTACGGTTGCAGGAGGATTGGAAGTGCTGCCGTCCTGGTCGATGATGTTGTTGAAGGTGTTGGAACCGAAACCGAGGCGAACTTTAACACGGTAAGCGGTGTTCTCGTCCTTCATCATTTTGCCCACGATGGTCTGGGTCTGCTGGTAAGCTGCGTTCGCGCTGTTGTTACCGGAGTTGCTCATGAGGTTGCCGAAATATTGCAGCCACGGAGCAGCATCGAAGCCGATAGACCAGTCACCAGATTCCGGAAGAATCGGGGTGCCGCGCTTCGAATTCATGTCCTGAGCATTGACACCGGCTACAGCTGCAGCCAGCGCTACTGTAAGAAACAGTTTTTTCATTTTTTGGGGTTTTAGGTTAGATTGGTTTCCTGCGTGCAAATTTAAGCGGGTCGGAAAACATCAGTCAAGGTTTTCTTGGAGTTATCCACCAGCAAGTGTTCATTTGCTTGATACTTAAGCGCTTTACGAATGAAGATTTAGAAACTTTAACGTATTAAAACCATCCGATTGGCTGGTAATACTCTGTATGTCGTATGTGTGCACCGAAAAATTGTACGAAAATCAACTTTTATGTCCTTTTCCATCTGCCCCATCCGAGCGGTCAGGATATCAACAGCCTGTTAACATTCGATTACGTTAAAATTCAATCCATTGTACCGTTTTTAGCTAAATTTTGAGTTAATATTTGTTAATGATGCAGCATTATTTGCTAGCTTGACGGCTGTTTCCCTGAAACTACAGACTAACCAAAAACCACTTCTATGAGAAAAACGCTAACGCTTCTGGCGTTGCTGCTTGCATTCTGCTCTTTGCAGGTCAGCGCGCAAGACCGCACCATTTCCGGGAAGGTGTCCTCTTCGCAGGATAACCAGACTATCCCCGGCGTGAGTGTAGTCGTGGTAGGCACTACCATCGGAACGTCGACCGACATCGACGGGAATTACAAGCTGAATGTCCCGAAAACCGCCAAGACGTTGCGGTACTCAGGCATTGGCATGCGAACCAAGGAAGTTGCTCTCGGAGCTTCGAATGTCCTGGACGTGGTGCTGGATGCCGATGTGATGAAACTGGACGAGGTTGTTGTAACCGCGCTTGGCATCAAACAAGAAAAGAAGGCAGTCGGATATTCCGTGCAGGATGTCGGCGGCGATGCTCTCACCAAGGCCGGTTCGCGTGACGTAATCAATGGTATGTCCGCCAAGGTCTCGGGTATGACAGTCATCAACTCCACCGGTACCCCGGGCGGTTCGTCCTTCATCCGTTTGCGCGGATGGAACTCCATTTTGGGTTCCAATTCTCCCCTCTTCGTCGTTGACGGTGTTCCCATGGACAACTCGTACAACCTGTCCGGTAACCCCGACGATGGTACGAACAACGGTCTGGAGAGCGTCTCTAACTCCAACCGTGCCCTCGACATCAACCCGGATGACATTGAATCGGTCACTGTACTGAAAGGCCCGGCTGCATCCGCCCTCTACGGTGGTAGCGCGGCCAACGGCGCCATTATCATTACCACCAAAAAAGGAAAAGCGCCGGCCGGAAAGAAAGGCGTAAGCGTCACCTTCAATTCTTCCATCCAGTGGGATCAGGTCAACAAACTACCGGAGCTTCAGGATAAGTTCTCACAAGGGACTTCCTGGGAAACCGGTACTCCGAGCTGGTACGGTCCCGATTATGTTAGCCAGGCTGGCCTTGGCGGTTACCCGCGTCAGGTTTCCTGGGGTGCCATGATCGATACCCTGTATTGGGATGGCTCCGACTATAAGTGGGACAAAAACGGACGCATCGTCGGAGCATCCGACCCGAACGCGAAGAAAAAGGTAACCCCGTATGATCCCTATGACTTCTTCCGTACCGGTGTCACCTATGACAACTCGATCGCCATTTCAGGCGGTAACGATCTCGCCTCCTTCCGTGCTTCGGTCGGCCATCTGAAACAGACCGGTATCGTTCCCCCTGAGCGACTGGGCGAGGACTTCCGTCAAATTCGCCGGTGAAGCGAAAGTGTCTCAAAAATTGTTGACCAGCGGAACCGTCACGTATAGCAATTCCGGTGGTCGCCGCGTGCAACAGGGTTCGAACTTGTCCGGTATCATGCTGGGCCTTTTGCGCACCCCTCCCACCTTCGACAACTCGAACGGCGTTTCCGATCCGAGCAATCCGGAAGCTTACATGTTCCCGGACGGAACACAGCGTACTTATCGTGGCGGTGCCGGTTATGACAACCCGTACTGGACCATCAACAAGAACCCGTTCAACGATGATGTAAACCGTGTATTCGGTACGTTGACCAACGTCTACAATGTGACCGACTGGTTCGACATTACGCATCGCATCGGTACCGATTTCTATTCCGATCGTCGCAAGCAGGCCTTCGATATCAACTCCCGTCAAAATCCTGCAGGTCAGATCTTCGAAGACCAGAACTTCTACCGTCACGTGTACTCCGACCTTATGTTCAACTTCAAGTACAAGTTGAACGACAGTTGGAACGGAACTTTCCTGGTTGGTAACAACCTCTTCAGCCGCAGGACGCAACGTGTTTATACCCAGGGTGACGGACTTAACCTGCCCGACTTCTACAACATGTCGAATGCGCAGTCGGTACTCACCAAGGAATTCACCTATCGTTACCGTACAGCGTCTGTATTCGCGGACTGGAAGATTGATTTCAAAGACATGCTCTTCCTGAATGCTACCGGACGCTTTGAAAAGAGCTCGACTCTGCCGAAAGATGAGAACGTTTACTTCTACCCTCGGCCAGTATCGGATTCGTCTTCACCGAGGCGCTCGGCATGAACAACAACAAAGTGCTTCCGTTCGGTAAGCTGCGCGCGAGCATCGCGACGGTCGGTAACGACGCTTCCGAGTATTCGCTCAACAACGTCTTCAACGGCGGATTCGCAGCCGATGGCTGGACAAACGGTGTCACCTTCCCCTTCAACGGTGTTGGTGGTTTCACGGTAGCCGATGTCGCAGGCAACCCGACCATCAAGCCTGAAAAAACCACGTCGAAAGAATTCGGTGTCGATCTGCGCTTCCTGGACAATCGCCTCGGCGTTGATTTCACGGTGTATCAGTCGAACTCCGTTGACCAGATCATTCCGGTCACCATTCCGGGCTCGTCCGGTTTCGCAGGTGCTATCCTGAACTCCGGTGAGTTGGAAAACAAGGGTATCGAACTCATGTTGAATGCCACCCCCGTGAAATCCAAGAATTTCACCTGGGACCTCACCCTGAACTGGAGCCGCAACCGGAGCAAGGTCATCTCGCTGTATGAAGGCGTAGAAAGCCTTTACATCGGCGGCTTTGAAGGTTCGGACGCCCGCGCTTTCGTCGGTCAGCCCTATGGCGTACTCTACGGAGGCGTTTGGGAGCGTGACGGCAGCGGCAACATCATCATCGAAGATGATCCTACCTCCTTCTATTATGGCTTCCCGCTCGCCAGTGCTGACCTGAAAGTCATCGGCGACCCGAACCCGGATTGGATCGGTTCTATTTCCAACACCTTCAGCTATAAGCGTTGGTCGCTCAACGTCCTGATTGAGCGTCGTCAGGGCGGTGATATCTGGAACGGTACGAAAGGCGCCCTTACCTTCTTCGGTATGAGCGAACTCACGGAAAACCGCGGTACCACCCAGGTTTTCGAAGGTGTGAAAGCATCTGACGGTACTCCGAACGATATCTCGGTAACCCTGGGTGAAGACTGGTACACGGACAACGGCGGTGGTTTCGGCGCAGTTACCGAACAGTTCATTGAAGACGGCTCATACACCCGCCTCCGTCAGGCATCCCTGACCTACAGCGTGGATCCTAAGCTGATCAAGGGTACTCCCTTCTCCAGCATCGATCTCTCCGTCATCGGTACCAACCTGCTGCTCATCACCGACTATGAAGGTGTTGATCCGGAGACCAGCCTCACCGG
This genomic stretch from Bacteroidota bacterium harbors:
- a CDS encoding efflux RND transporter periplasmic adaptor subunit; translation: MSTKLHLLYIALFLSACGQPTEGRKESAPEYSADQIVSLTAAQLRQANIQIALPDRRTMSQEITLNGMIDVPPQNLVSLSFPYGGFVRKLSLLPGMHVQKGESIAVLEDAAYVGLQRDFLVARSRLEYLRLDKERQEKLRTEDAVSEKTYQQIRNEFDMQQAEVAAASEKLRLLGLDPASFDASQVSRQVSLHSPIDGYVASVNVNTGKAVQPTDVLFELVDPKDLHLTLTVFEKDIDRIEVGQRVWAVRNDAPADTLQAEVILVSHNLDAQRKGLVHCHLLETKGRLLPGMFMRAGIRLAGRTATVVPEEAVVRYGTEQFVFEAINDSTFRMHAVKTGVREDGWIELLTEEDDLAVKWLVIRSAYALLGKAKNVMEE
- the smpB gene encoding SsrA-binding protein SmpB; amino-acid sequence: MTDYTSVIKNRKAGFEYHLLQQFTAGMVLTGTEVKSLRAGKASIAEAFCIVQDDEVWVKNMHIAEFERGSYYNHDPRRLRKLLLNRQEIRKITVRLKEKGITIIPVQVYFSEKGLVKMDIALAKGKKLYDKREDLKKKDMDRERKEG
- a CDS encoding TonB-dependent receptor plug domain-containing protein, which codes for MRKTLTLLALLLAFCSLQVSAQDRTISGKVSSSQDNQTIPGVSVVVVGTTIGTSTDIDGNYKLNVPKTAKTLRYSGIGMRTKEVALGASNVLDVVLDADVMKLDEVVVTALGIKQEKKAVGYSVQDVGGDALTKAGSRDVINGMSAKVSGMTVINSTGTPGGSSFIRLRGWNSILGSNSPLFVVDGVPMDNSYNLSGNPDDGTNNGLESVSNSNRALDINPDDIESVTVLKGPAASALYGGSAANGAIIITTKKGKAPAGKKGVSVTFNSSIQWDQVNKLPELQDKFSQGTSWETGTPSWYGPDYVSQAGLGGYPRQVSWGAMIDTLYWDGSDYKWDKNGRIVGASDPNAKKKVTPYDPYDFFRTGVTYDNSIAISGGNDLASFRASVGHLKQTGIVPPERLGEDFRQIRR
- a CDS encoding TonB-dependent receptor gives rise to the protein MSQKLLTSGTVTYSNSGGRRVQQGSNLSGIMLGLLRTPPTFDNSNGVSDPSNPEAYMFPDGTQRTYRGGAGYDNPYWTINKNPFNDDVNRVFGTLTNVYNVTDWFDITHRIGTDFYSDRRKQAFDINSRQNPAGQIFEDQNFYRHVYSDLMFNFKYKLNDSWNGTFLVGNNLFSRRTQRVYTQGDGLNLPDFYNMSNAQSVLTKEFTYRYRTASVFADWKIDFKDMLFLNATGRFEKSSTLPKDENVYFYPRPVSDSSSPRRSA
- a CDS encoding TonB-dependent receptor, coding for MNNNKVLPFGKLRASIATVGNDASEYSLNNVFNGGFAADGWTNGVTFPFNGVGGFTVADVAGNPTIKPEKTTSKEFGVDLRFLDNRLGVDFTVYQSNSVDQIIPVTIPGSSGFAGAILNSGELENKGIELMLNATPVKSKNFTWDLTLNWSRNRSKVISLYEGVESLYIGGFEGSDARAFVGQPYGVLYGGVWERDGSGNIIIEDDPTSFYYGFPLASADLKVIGDPNPDWIGSISNTFSYKRWSLNVLIERRQGGDIWNGTKGALTFFGMSELTENRGTTQVFEGVKASDGTPNDISVTLGEDWYTDNGGGFGAVTEQFIEDGSYTRLRQASLTYSVDPKLIKGTPFSSIDLSVIGTNLLLITDYEGVDPETSLTGANNSQGLDYFNNPGTKSYGVRLRVTF